One region of Syntrophobacter fumaroxidans MPOB genomic DNA includes:
- a CDS encoding class I SAM-dependent methyltransferase, with product MNDIMETDSGDRYRRLAPLYDGLTAPFLWSVRSDIRRIVQECGYRTVLDVCCGTGRMAMMLHGSGFSVSAVDLSPSMLARARKNSPPGIRYFLEDAARLHFQTASFDCAIISFALHEMNPSKRMHVLAETSRVTRKGGAIIVADYIRPRGMLANGFRAVVNIVERIAGKDHHANYVTFVREGGLEPLAAGLGMKLTVRRRAFMDNAAVMVIEANGTPRTLI from the coding sequence ATGAACGACATCATGGAAACCGATTCCGGCGATCGCTACCGGCGGTTGGCGCCGCTCTACGACGGGCTGACCGCACCTTTTCTGTGGAGCGTCCGGTCGGACATCCGCCGGATCGTTCAGGAATGCGGTTATCGCACGGTGCTCGACGTCTGCTGCGGAACCGGGCGGATGGCGATGATGCTTCATGGAAGCGGCTTCAGCGTGAGCGCGGTGGATCTTTCCCCGTCCATGCTGGCCCGGGCGCGCAAGAACAGTCCGCCCGGAATTCGATATTTTCTGGAGGATGCCGCCCGCCTGCACTTTCAAACCGCGTCCTTCGATTGCGCGATCATTTCATTCGCCCTGCACGAAATGAATCCGTCCAAGCGCATGCATGTGCTTGCCGAAACGTCGAGGGTCACGCGCAAAGGAGGCGCAATCATCGTTGCGGACTATATCAGACCCCGCGGGATGCTTGCCAATGGATTTCGAGCCGTGGTGAACATTGTCGAGAGAATCGCCGGCAAGGACCACCACGCCAATTACGTGACTTTCGTCAGGGAAGGCGGCCTCGAACCGCTGGCGGCAGGCCTCGGCATGAAGCTCACGGTGCGGCGTCGCGCCTTCATGGACAACGCCGCGGTGATGGTGATCGAGGCAAACGGAACTCCCCGCACGCTCATTTGA
- a CDS encoding MFS transporter, with protein MLYSPTFFSMAVANLSCLASFSVFYLFPLFITQHGGDKADVGIIMGATALASVVFRPWISEMIDRMGRKRSYTLGSFLMTVLPLVYLYFDGTIVSFYLPLLIIRIVHGIGFAVCITAAFTFVADLVPKDRLNEGIGMFGVSGLVGSALGPAVAELIIRRFDFDTLFYSAAGFSLIGLLVHLPLTETYIHTLKTVKVPFFAVLKQGRILGVAVIAVLFGIGLAAVNNFVSPFAHAVHLSFISVYYVAYSTAAILTRVGGARLVDSLGEDRIIPYALLLTGLGLMSMVFLGGTGVLFAAGLLTGCGHGILYPSLNVRAIRGQPIEIRGKIVGVYTGSIDAGVFAGSIILGYVGDLLGFRVLFLSAGVALLAGLGIFAATAGRALRARGI; from the coding sequence ATGCTCTACAGCCCCACCTTCTTCAGCATGGCGGTCGCCAACCTCAGCTGTCTTGCGAGTTTCAGCGTCTTCTACCTGTTTCCGTTGTTCATCACGCAGCATGGCGGCGACAAGGCCGATGTCGGGATCATCATGGGAGCGACCGCGCTCGCTTCCGTGGTCTTCAGGCCCTGGATATCGGAAATGATCGACCGCATGGGGCGCAAGCGAAGCTATACCCTGGGATCATTTCTCATGACCGTCCTGCCGCTTGTCTACCTGTATTTTGATGGTACTATCGTTTCATTCTATCTGCCTTTGTTAATCATCAGAATCGTCCACGGCATCGGGTTTGCCGTCTGCATCACGGCGGCGTTCACCTTTGTGGCGGATTTGGTCCCCAAGGATCGGCTCAATGAAGGCATCGGGATGTTCGGCGTTTCGGGTCTGGTGGGGTCCGCTCTGGGGCCGGCGGTGGCGGAGCTCATCATCCGCAGGTTCGACTTCGACACGCTCTTCTATTCCGCGGCGGGTTTTTCTTTGATTGGTCTGCTCGTGCATCTGCCTCTCACGGAAACTTACATTCACACGCTCAAGACGGTGAAAGTCCCGTTTTTCGCCGTATTGAAGCAGGGCCGCATTCTCGGCGTCGCCGTGATAGCTGTCCTGTTCGGCATCGGGCTGGCGGCCGTGAACAACTTCGTATCGCCCTTCGCTCATGCCGTCCATCTGAGCTTCATCTCCGTCTACTACGTCGCCTATTCCACGGCCGCCATTCTGACCAGGGTCGGGGGGGCCCGCCTGGTCGACAGCCTCGGAGAGGATCGGATCATACCCTATGCGTTGCTCCTGACCGGATTAGGGCTGATGAGCATGGTCTTTCTGGGCGGAACGGGCGTGCTCTTCGCGGCGGGATTACTGACGGGATGCGGCCACGGCATTCTCTATCCATCGCTTAACGTGCGCGCCATTCGCGGTCAGCCGATCGAAATAAGGGGGAAAATCGTCGGGGTCTATACGGGCAGCATCGATGCCGGGGTTTTTGCCGGTTCGATCATCCTCGGATATGTGGGGGATCTGCTGGGGTTCAGGGTGCTCTTTCTCAGCGCGGGCGTCGCGCTCCTGGCGGGTCTGGGGATATTCGCCGCCACCGCCGGCAGAGCGTTGCGCGCGCGTGGAATTTGA
- a CDS encoding ABC1 kinase family protein codes for MTISLKPEHLKRYKDLVWLLVKYGRSDIISQAGLDTIIPEQELPSPVVSPKVDELPHDLEKLGPTYIKLGQFLSTRSDLLPPQYLEALSRLQDSAEQFPFEKVEEILILELGQRTTREFASFDPVPLAAASLAQVHRAVLRDGRLVAVKVQRPGIRRRVIQDLEAFDELAEFLERHLSLAKRFMLQATVAEFRKAVMRELDFRQEAQNLIVLARNLRDYDLIVVPTPIEEYSSTRVLTMDYLEGRKLTTIGFTEPLAAERSKLADHLFRAYLQQIFLDGFYHADPHPGNLYLTGDGRLALVDLGMVARISGASQQKLLRMMVAIGEGRSEEAAEFAVELGEKTLLFDEKRFRKEISDLIIRYQRATIKEIQAGKILLELLKAAGNSGIRFPSEFTMLGKTLMNLDAIGRILDPSYDPNAALRRYSGQLLRQRIRKTVSAANVFEMLIDSQDFLRLLPKRIGKIIDLVAENRVRMQANVIDEKYLMTGLQKIANRLTLGLILAALIVGAALMMRIRTEFTLFGYPGIPILFFLVAVIGSLALVFSIVIHDERVRRMKRPRDEDGEK; via the coding sequence ATGACCATTTCCCTGAAACCGGAGCATTTGAAACGCTACAAGGACCTGGTTTGGCTCCTGGTGAAGTACGGGAGGTCGGACATCATCAGCCAGGCCGGACTGGATACGATCATTCCGGAGCAGGAGCTGCCCTCGCCGGTAGTGAGCCCCAAGGTCGACGAACTGCCGCATGACCTCGAAAAACTCGGTCCGACCTACATCAAGCTCGGCCAGTTCCTTTCCACGCGTTCGGACCTGCTGCCTCCCCAGTACCTCGAAGCGCTTTCCCGCCTGCAGGACAGCGCGGAACAGTTCCCATTCGAAAAGGTCGAGGAAATCCTCATCCTTGAGCTCGGGCAGCGGACGACCAGGGAGTTTGCTTCCTTCGATCCGGTTCCTCTCGCCGCCGCCTCCCTGGCCCAGGTGCACAGGGCCGTGCTGCGCGACGGCAGGCTGGTGGCGGTGAAAGTGCAGCGGCCCGGCATCAGGCGCCGCGTGATTCAAGATCTGGAGGCGTTCGATGAGTTGGCGGAATTCCTCGAGCGGCACCTCTCCCTTGCCAAGCGGTTCATGCTCCAGGCAACGGTGGCCGAATTCCGCAAGGCCGTAATGCGGGAGCTCGATTTCCGGCAGGAGGCTCAGAACCTGATCGTCCTGGCCAGAAACCTGCGGGATTACGATCTCATTGTTGTGCCGACACCGATCGAAGAGTACAGCTCGACCCGTGTCCTCACGATGGACTACCTCGAAGGCCGCAAGCTGACAACCATCGGTTTCACCGAACCCCTGGCTGCGGAGCGTTCCAAGCTTGCCGACCACCTTTTCCGGGCCTATCTGCAACAGATTTTCCTGGACGGGTTCTACCATGCCGACCCGCACCCCGGGAACCTCTACCTCACCGGGGACGGCAGACTGGCCCTGGTCGACCTGGGCATGGTCGCGCGCATCTCGGGCGCCAGCCAGCAAAAACTGCTGCGCATGATGGTCGCCATCGGGGAGGGACGCAGCGAGGAGGCGGCGGAGTTCGCCGTCGAGCTCGGGGAAAAGACGCTTCTGTTCGACGAGAAACGTTTCCGGAAGGAAATCAGCGACCTCATCATCAGGTATCAGCGGGCCACGATCAAGGAAATCCAGGCGGGGAAAATCCTCCTGGAACTGCTCAAAGCCGCCGGCAACAGCGGAATCCGCTTCCCCTCGGAGTTCACGATGCTCGGCAAGACACTCATGAACCTCGATGCCATCGGAAGGATACTCGACCCCTCCTACGACCCCAATGCCGCACTCAGGCGCTATTCCGGCCAACTGCTTCGGCAGCGGATTCGAAAAACCGTTTCCGCCGCCAATGTTTTCGAAATGCTGATCGATTCACAGGACTTTCTGCGGCTGTTGCCCAAGAGGATCGGCAAAATCATCGACCTGGTGGCTGAGAACCGGGTCAGGATGCAGGCCAACGTGATCGACGAAAAATATCTCATGACGGGACTGCAAAAGATCGCCAACCGCCTGACCCTCGGGCTCATCCTGGCCGCTCTCATCGTGGGAGCCGCGCTGATGATGCGCATTCGCACGGAGTTCACCCTCTTCGGATATCCCGGCATTCCGATCCTGTTCTTTCTCGTTGCCGTTATAGGCAGCCTGGCACTGGTATTCTCGATTGTCATCCACGACGAACGGGTAAGAAGAATGAAGCGGCCGCGCGACGAAGACGGCGAAAAATGA
- a CDS encoding DUF362 domain-containing protein — protein MTKVILERASYEYGSLRTHIFSMLESCGISVGEGRKVLLKPNLLAPASPEKAMLTHPLVVRVAAEYVLEKGGVVQLSDSPAMGGFDKVLRESGIKDALAGLPVEFKEFRDSVPVEVGPPFNRLELAADALDADVLINLPKLKTHGQMLLTLGVKNLFGCVVGLRKPQWHLRTGVDREMFAALLVTIYRKLMPSVTILDGILAMEGNGPGRGGKPKELGLLMASTDAIAVDMTVCEMLGLPADALFTNAAAARAGIAPARIDVRGDKFRIQGFQLPKMTPLVFGPKFTHKLMRKFLVQRPQADPLLCKACGDCRKYCPAGAITQAGSKIEFDYDRCIRCYCCIEVCPHGALRAVEPYPGRLFNRIIRR, from the coding sequence ATGACGAAAGTGATCCTGGAACGAGCGTCGTACGAATACGGCAGTCTCAGAACCCACATTTTTTCGATGTTGGAATCATGCGGAATTTCAGTGGGCGAGGGGCGCAAAGTGCTGCTCAAGCCGAACCTGCTCGCGCCCGCATCCCCGGAAAAAGCGATGTTGACGCACCCCCTCGTGGTCAGGGTCGCGGCGGAGTACGTGCTGGAAAAGGGAGGCGTCGTTCAATTGTCGGACAGCCCCGCGATGGGCGGTTTCGACAAAGTCCTGAGGGAAAGCGGCATTAAGGATGCCCTGGCGGGTCTCCCCGTGGAGTTCAAGGAATTTCGGGACAGTGTCCCCGTGGAGGTCGGTCCCCCCTTCAATCGACTGGAACTTGCGGCGGACGCCCTCGATGCGGACGTCCTGATCAATCTTCCCAAGCTCAAAACGCACGGTCAGATGCTTCTCACTCTCGGCGTGAAGAACCTCTTCGGATGCGTCGTCGGTTTGAGAAAACCCCAGTGGCACCTTCGGACGGGAGTCGACCGGGAGATGTTTGCCGCCCTGCTGGTGACGATTTACAGGAAACTCATGCCTTCCGTCACGATTTTGGACGGCATCCTGGCCATGGAGGGCAACGGCCCGGGGCGTGGCGGAAAACCGAAGGAACTGGGGTTGTTGATGGCGAGCACGGATGCGATTGCCGTCGACATGACGGTGTGTGAAATGCTGGGCCTCCCCGCGGACGCATTGTTCACCAACGCCGCCGCCGCGCGGGCGGGCATCGCTCCGGCGCGGATCGACGTGCGGGGTGACAAGTTCCGCATTCAGGGCTTCCAGCTTCCGAAAATGACCCCCCTGGTCTTCGGGCCGAAGTTCACTCATAAACTCATGAGAAAATTCCTCGTCCAAAGACCCCAGGCGGATCCGCTCCTGTGCAAGGCATGCGGGGACTGCCGCAAGTACTGCCCGGCCGGCGCGATCACCCAGGCCGGCTCGAAAATCGAATTCGATTACGATCGCTGCATCCGGTGCTACTGCTGCATCGAAGTGTGCCCGCACGGAGCGCTCCGAGCGGTGGAGCCCTATCCCGGGCGCCTGTTCAACCGGATCATACGGCGCTGA
- a CDS encoding transcriptional regulator has translation MKTVRQEMIEELVKGEQTALGLSKSLRRSEKDIYEHLEHISRSLTSQGKRLTIVPARCLECGYLFESRNRFTSPGRCPRCKGTHIEDPRYRIE, from the coding sequence ATGAAGACCGTTCGTCAGGAGATGATCGAAGAGCTTGTCAAAGGAGAGCAAACCGCGCTGGGTCTTTCGAAGAGCCTGCGCAGGAGCGAGAAGGATATTTACGAGCACCTGGAGCACATCAGCCGTTCCTTGACATCGCAAGGCAAACGGCTCACCATCGTGCCCGCGAGGTGCCTGGAATGCGGATACCTCTTCGAGAGCAGAAATCGATTCACCAGCCCGGGGCGCTGTCCCAGGTGCAAGGGGACGCACATCGAGGATCCCAGATATCGAATCGAGTGA
- the cls gene encoding cardiolipin synthase, with protein MDGFLTAAQWIIPIAMVPVAAHGHSPVGALAWLLFIFFKPWAGLILYFLFGTNLVMRRLTKSYCQRLREVRSFSDLAIMEPHVFGLSSEQTEHRLAKMTERLACMPILQGNEVEFIDNGFAVIDRMIADIGKARDHVHLLFYIFNDDEVGRRVAEALAGAAARGVPCRVVVDAFGSRSLNGSLGEWMVKRGIDFQTLMSINPFRRHLTRLDLRNHRKLAVIDGTIAYTGSMNIETKDYDQGRAEAWHDLMVRVTGPVVMQLQLVFGEDWYLATDKLLEGPGIYPVLDRGGTVPMQAVPTGPMDPTTVLRDLLIAAVSGARERIIITSPYFIPDESLRVALHLASLRGVSVELVIPFNADHPVVGAVARAHFECLIDGGVNIYFHRGVLHAKTMSVDDEVSLVTTANFDRRSLFLHSELSLFLYGREVTARLRDLQSKYIAHSDKVDPARWKRRSVIRRSRDEILKLLSPVL; from the coding sequence ATGGACGGCTTTCTCACCGCAGCGCAGTGGATCATTCCCATTGCAATGGTACCGGTCGCGGCTCACGGGCATTCGCCGGTCGGAGCCCTCGCGTGGCTTCTATTCATCTTCTTCAAGCCGTGGGCGGGTTTGATCCTCTACTTCCTGTTCGGCACCAACCTGGTCATGAGGAGGCTCACCAAGAGCTACTGTCAGAGGCTCAGAGAGGTGCGGTCGTTTTCCGACCTGGCGATCATGGAACCTCACGTGTTCGGGCTTTCGTCGGAGCAGACGGAACACCGGCTGGCGAAGATGACGGAGCGGTTGGCGTGCATGCCCATTCTTCAGGGCAACGAGGTCGAGTTCATCGACAACGGTTTTGCGGTCATCGACCGGATGATCGCCGATATCGGGAAGGCGCGCGACCATGTGCACCTGCTGTTCTACATCTTCAACGACGATGAGGTCGGCCGGCGGGTTGCCGAAGCTCTTGCCGGAGCGGCCGCGCGGGGGGTGCCGTGTCGAGTGGTGGTGGACGCCTTCGGGTCGAGATCGCTGAACGGTTCGCTGGGCGAATGGATGGTGAAGCGGGGGATCGATTTCCAGACCCTCATGTCGATCAATCCCTTCCGCAGGCACCTCACCCGCCTGGATCTGCGCAATCACAGGAAGCTCGCGGTGATCGACGGGACCATCGCCTACACGGGTTCCATGAATATCGAGACAAAAGACTACGATCAGGGGCGGGCCGAAGCCTGGCACGACCTGATGGTCCGCGTCACGGGTCCGGTCGTCATGCAATTGCAGCTGGTGTTCGGCGAAGACTGGTACCTTGCGACCGATAAGCTGCTCGAGGGGCCGGGGATCTATCCCGTTCTCGATCGGGGCGGAACCGTTCCCATGCAGGCCGTGCCCACCGGTCCCATGGACCCCACCACCGTGCTGCGGGATCTGCTCATTGCGGCAGTCAGCGGAGCACGCGAGAGGATCATCATCACTTCGCCGTACTTCATTCCGGACGAATCGCTTCGCGTCGCCCTCCATCTGGCTTCGTTGCGCGGGGTGAGCGTGGAACTCGTCATCCCCTTCAATGCCGACCACCCGGTGGTGGGGGCAGTGGCCAGGGCTCATTTCGAGTGTCTCATCGACGGCGGCGTCAACATTTATTTCCACCGGGGAGTGCTGCACGCCAAGACCATGAGCGTCGACGATGAAGTGTCACTCGTGACGACGGCTAATTTCGATCGAAGATCGCTCTTTCTTCATTCCGAGCTGAGCCTTTTTCTCTACGGACGGGAAGTCACCGCCCGGTTGCGCGATCTGCAGTCGAAGTACATCGCGCATTCGGACAAGGTGGACCCGGCGCGATGGAAGCGAAGATCGGTGATTCGCAGAAGCAGGGATGAAATTCTCAAATTGTTGAGCCCGGTGCTCTAG
- a CDS encoding histidine phosphatase family protein, translating into MSRILLIRHAHTDMIGVALSGRMPGVCLSNRGREQAERLAADFVQVPLDVICSSPLERTLETAQAISGTTGAPVEIRDGLIEIDYGEWTGWKLTDLMTDEQWRMFRSFHGGMRIPGGEHIDEVRVRMVGEVEELQRRFPTGVVALVSHADPIRAVLAHYAGIPPELSHRVTISLASVSVLAMNDGPPRILCINRTEDLRHYLEA; encoded by the coding sequence GTGAGCAGGATTCTGCTGATCCGCCACGCGCATACGGACATGATCGGTGTCGCCCTTTCCGGCCGAATGCCCGGGGTATGTCTTAGCAACCGTGGAAGGGAGCAGGCGGAGCGCCTTGCGGCGGATTTCGTTCAGGTTCCCCTGGACGTGATCTGCAGCAGCCCCCTGGAAAGGACCCTGGAGACCGCTCAAGCCATTTCCGGGACGACCGGAGCTCCCGTTGAAATCCGTGACGGTCTGATCGAGATCGACTATGGAGAGTGGACCGGGTGGAAACTCACCGATTTGATGACGGACGAGCAGTGGCGGATGTTCAGATCGTTCCATGGCGGGATGCGCATTCCCGGCGGGGAGCATATAGATGAGGTACGGGTCAGAATGGTCGGGGAGGTGGAGGAACTGCAACGGCGTTTCCCGACCGGTGTGGTGGCGCTCGTCAGCCACGCGGACCCCATACGGGCGGTATTGGCGCATTACGCGGGTATTCCCCCGGAGTTGTCCCACCGAGTCACCATCAGCCTCGCTTCAGTGAGCGTTCTCGCAATGAACGACGGTCCTCCGAGGATATTGTGCATCAACCGGACCGAGGATCTGCGCCACTACCTTGAAGCATAG
- a CDS encoding phasin family protein: protein MFELIRKSFLAGLGVVVLTKEKVQEFTRMLVEEGRLSTEEADKLADDLVKSGQRQWDEINAKTQETVKKLVNAVDFVRRKEFQDLTARVEALEQRLGMTADTKEADEPKAEGS, encoded by the coding sequence ATGTTCGAATTGATCAGAAAGAGTTTCCTGGCGGGTCTTGGCGTTGTGGTTCTGACCAAGGAGAAGGTGCAGGAATTCACCCGCATGCTGGTCGAGGAGGGGAGGCTTTCGACCGAAGAGGCCGACAAGCTGGCCGACGACCTCGTCAAGAGCGGCCAGCGCCAGTGGGACGAGATCAACGCAAAGACCCAGGAAACCGTCAAGAAATTGGTGAACGCCGTGGACTTCGTCAGGAGAAAGGAATTCCAGGACCTCACGGCCAGGGTCGAAGCACTCGAACAGCGGCTCGGCATGACGGCAGACACCAAAGAAGCGGATGAGCCGAAAGCCGAGGGAAGTTGA
- a CDS encoding endonuclease/exonuclease/phosphatase family protein — MQPYSESRPNEASFTVASYNTHRCVGIDRKYDPERTARVIRELDADIIGLQEIDAGFYRSQGSRQLERLADATGLNVVNGPTKRGTGGHYGNVLLTSRKVVGVRRIDLSVYGREPRGAIDVDLDVDGEIVRVMVVHLGLGGLERRRQVNRLLHGCSSEQEQLHVVLGDINEWFPLGRPLHRLHRHFGKSPARRTFPSFLPVLALDRIWVKPLDALMEISVHDTVLSRVASDHLPIKATITRMDATAACAGSLSGVK; from the coding sequence ATGCAGCCGTATTCTGAGAGTCGCCCCAATGAGGCGAGCTTCACCGTGGCGAGTTACAATACTCACCGCTGCGTGGGTATTGACCGAAAATACGATCCGGAGCGCACAGCCCGGGTGATTCGCGAGCTGGACGCGGACATAATCGGTCTTCAGGAGATAGACGCGGGGTTCTACCGGTCGCAGGGTTCCAGGCAGCTGGAACGGCTGGCCGACGCGACGGGACTCAATGTGGTGAACGGTCCGACGAAAAGAGGTACCGGCGGTCACTACGGAAATGTCCTGCTCACATCCCGCAAGGTCGTCGGAGTGCGGCGGATCGATCTGAGCGTCTACGGTCGCGAACCCCGAGGCGCCATCGACGTGGACCTGGACGTTGACGGCGAAATCGTGAGGGTGATGGTCGTGCACCTCGGCCTCGGCGGGCTCGAGCGCCGCAGGCAGGTGAACCGACTGCTGCACGGGTGCTCCTCGGAGCAAGAACAGTTGCACGTCGTCCTGGGAGACATCAACGAATGGTTTCCCCTGGGACGGCCGTTGCACCGGCTTCATCGGCATTTCGGGAAATCCCCGGCGCGCCGCACGTTCCCTTCGTTTCTTCCGGTCCTGGCGCTGGACCGGATCTGGGTGAAACCGCTGGACGCCCTGATGGAAATCAGCGTTCACGATACCGTTCTGAGCCGGGTGGCCTCGGACCACCTGCCGATCAAGGCCACCATCACCAGGATGGATGCAACGGCCGCATGTGCCGGTTCTTTGTCCGGAGTCAAATGA